A window of the Myxococcus fulvus genome harbors these coding sequences:
- a CDS encoding serine hydrolase, whose protein sequence is MRHVLALLLIVLPLSPAFAQSLPADFDATLEKAMKTFDVPGIAVAVVKDGKVVLSKGYGVRKLGDKTPVTADTLFGIASNSKAFTAVALAMLVEEGKLQWDDRVVDHLPSFQMHDAYVTRELTIRDLLVHRSGLGLGAGDLLYFPQSTFTEDEIVSKLRHLPPASSFRSKYAYDNILYLVAGKVIEKVSGRHWRDFVRERIFVPVGMRDSSTLFKALRVSGNVATPHAKADGVLKAISPMGFENNAPAAAINSSVNDLSKWMMTQVAQGVIPGTDGKKRLFSEAQSKEMWAAQTVMNVTEPSKPLAGLRANFAAYALGWSLRDYKGHKLVGHGGALPGYYSRVMLVPELNLGVAVLTNQEERGAIEAPMWTVLDAFMGGPATDWVAAFKADDDAKRAKAEAQVAGLRGSRNAESKPSLPLDAYVGTFRDAWYGDVTLTREAEKLVLRFSRTPGLVGELEHWQYDTFVARWKDRSLNADAFVSFSLKPDGAVGEMRMQPVSPLTDFSFDFQDLRFTPVKKAPAAVAKPVH, encoded by the coding sequence GTGCGTCACGTCCTCGCGCTACTCCTCATCGTCCTTCCGCTGTCCCCGGCCTTCGCGCAGTCGCTGCCCGCCGACTTCGACGCCACCCTCGAGAAGGCGATGAAGACCTTCGACGTGCCCGGCATCGCCGTGGCCGTGGTGAAGGACGGCAAGGTGGTGCTGTCCAAGGGCTATGGCGTGCGCAAGCTCGGGGACAAGACGCCGGTGACGGCGGACACGCTGTTCGGCATCGCCTCCAACAGCAAGGCCTTCACCGCGGTGGCGCTGGCGATGCTCGTCGAGGAGGGCAAGCTGCAGTGGGATGACCGCGTGGTGGACCACCTGCCGTCGTTCCAGATGCACGATGCGTACGTCACGCGCGAGCTGACGATTCGGGATTTGCTCGTGCACCGCAGCGGCCTGGGGCTGGGCGCGGGAGATTTGCTCTACTTCCCGCAGTCCACCTTCACCGAGGACGAGATTGTCTCCAAGCTGCGCCACCTCCCTCCGGCGTCGAGCTTCCGCAGCAAGTACGCGTACGACAACATCCTCTACCTGGTGGCCGGCAAGGTCATCGAGAAGGTGAGCGGCCGTCACTGGCGCGACTTCGTGCGTGAGCGCATCTTCGTGCCGGTGGGCATGCGCGACAGCAGCACGCTCTTCAAGGCGCTGCGCGTGAGCGGCAATGTCGCCACGCCGCACGCGAAGGCGGACGGGGTGCTCAAGGCCATCTCGCCCATGGGCTTCGAGAACAACGCGCCCGCGGCGGCCATCAACTCCAGCGTCAACGACTTGTCCAAGTGGATGATGACGCAGGTGGCGCAGGGCGTGATTCCGGGGACGGACGGCAAGAAGCGGCTGTTCAGCGAGGCGCAGTCGAAGGAGATGTGGGCGGCGCAGACGGTGATGAACGTCACCGAGCCGTCCAAGCCGCTCGCCGGGCTGCGCGCGAACTTCGCCGCGTACGCGCTGGGCTGGTCCTTGCGCGACTACAAGGGCCACAAGCTGGTGGGCCACGGCGGCGCGCTGCCGGGTTACTACTCGCGGGTGATGCTGGTGCCGGAGCTGAACCTGGGCGTCGCGGTGCTGACCAACCAGGAGGAGCGCGGGGCCATCGAGGCGCCGATGTGGACGGTGCTGGACGCGTTCATGGGCGGGCCCGCCACGGACTGGGTCGCCGCGTTCAAGGCGGATGACGACGCGAAGCGCGCCAAGGCGGAGGCCCAGGTGGCGGGGCTTCGCGGCAGCCGCAACGCGGAGAGCAAGCCGTCGCTCCCGCTCGACGCGTACGTCGGCACGTTCCGCGACGCGTGGTACGGCGACGTGACGCTGACGCGGGAGGCGGAGAAGCTGGTGCTGCGCTTCAGCCGCACGCCGGGCCTCGTGGGCGAGCTGGAGCACTGGCAATACGACACCTTCGTCGCGCGCTGGAAGGACCGCTCGCTCAACGCGGACGCGTTCGTGTCCTTCTCGCTCAAGCCCGACGGCGCGGTGGGGGAGATGCGCATGCAGCCCGTCTCACCGCTCACCGACTTCAGCTTCGACTTCCAGGACTTGCGCTTCACGCCCGTGAAGAAGGCGCCCGCCGCCGTCGCGAAGCCCGTGCACTGA
- a CDS encoding sodium:solute symporter family transporter, which yields MNPPSATGTQLGQPNSTAILFFLLFVGVTLAITYWAARKTKTTSEFFAAGGGVSALQNGFALAGDYMSAASFLGIAGLVAMSGFDGLIYSVGWLVGWPVVTFLIAEPLRNLGKYTFADVVAYRLKQTPVRLAAALGTLTVVSFYLIAQMVGAGNLIHLLFGLSYEVAVVIVGAVMILYVLFGGMIATTWVQIVKAVLLLAGASALALAVLYKFGFSPLALFSEATRQYGEQTLAPGALVSNPLETISLGLALMFGTAGLPHILMRFYTVPDAKAARSSVFYATGLIGYFYLVTFILGFGASVLVGRQAITSVDKGGNMAAPMLAEVVGGTGFLGFISAVAFATILAVVAGLTLSGAAALSHDLWSSVVRKGQAPEHEQLKVARLASLFLGVLAVILGVAFKGQNVAFMVGLAFAIAASANFPALLLSMAWKKFTTYGAVASMLTGSFSAVVLIFLSPTVQVDLLKNTSALFPLKNPGIITMPLAFIVGVLVSLMFPERESSERFAEVKHRMHMGAGKPSGAPVAAAASVEHPGPTPTPTPSKA from the coding sequence ATGAATCCCCCTTCGGCAACGGGCACGCAGCTGGGCCAGCCCAACTCCACGGCCATCCTCTTCTTCCTGCTCTTCGTGGGCGTCACCCTGGCAATCACGTACTGGGCGGCGCGCAAGACGAAGACCACGTCCGAGTTCTTCGCGGCGGGCGGCGGCGTGAGCGCGCTGCAGAACGGCTTCGCGCTGGCGGGCGACTACATGAGCGCCGCCAGCTTCCTGGGCATCGCGGGCCTGGTCGCCATGTCGGGCTTCGACGGCCTCATCTACTCGGTGGGCTGGCTGGTGGGCTGGCCGGTGGTGACGTTCCTCATCGCCGAGCCCCTGCGCAACCTGGGCAAGTACACCTTCGCGGACGTCGTCGCGTACCGGCTCAAGCAGACGCCGGTGCGGCTGGCCGCGGCGCTGGGCACGCTCACCGTGGTGAGCTTCTACCTGATTGCGCAGATGGTGGGCGCCGGCAACCTCATCCACCTGCTCTTCGGGCTGTCCTACGAGGTCGCCGTCGTCATCGTCGGCGCGGTGATGATCCTCTACGTGCTCTTCGGCGGGATGATCGCCACCACGTGGGTGCAGATCGTGAAGGCCGTGCTGCTCCTGGCGGGCGCGTCCGCGCTGGCGTTGGCGGTGCTCTACAAGTTCGGCTTCAGCCCGCTGGCGCTCTTCAGCGAGGCCACCCGTCAGTACGGCGAGCAGACGCTGGCGCCGGGCGCGCTGGTGAGCAACCCGCTGGAGACGATTTCACTGGGCCTGGCGCTGATGTTCGGCACCGCGGGGCTGCCGCACATCCTGATGCGCTTCTACACGGTGCCGGACGCGAAGGCCGCGCGCAGCAGCGTGTTCTACGCCACGGGCCTCATCGGGTACTTCTACCTGGTGACGTTCATCCTCGGCTTCGGCGCGTCGGTGCTGGTGGGCCGTCAGGCGATTACGAGCGTGGACAAGGGCGGCAACATGGCCGCGCCCATGCTCGCGGAGGTGGTGGGCGGCACGGGCTTCCTGGGCTTCATCTCCGCGGTGGCCTTCGCCACCATCCTCGCGGTGGTGGCCGGCCTGACGCTGTCCGGCGCGGCGGCGCTGTCGCATGACTTGTGGTCCAGCGTGGTGCGCAAGGGCCAGGCCCCCGAGCACGAGCAGCTCAAGGTGGCGCGGCTGGCGAGCCTCTTCCTGGGCGTGCTCGCCGTCATCCTGGGCGTCGCCTTCAAGGGGCAGAACGTGGCCTTCATGGTGGGGCTGGCCTTCGCGATTGCCGCGAGCGCCAACTTCCCCGCGCTGCTGTTGTCCATGGCGTGGAAGAAGTTCACCACCTACGGCGCGGTGGCCAGCATGTTGACGGGCTCTTTCAGCGCGGTGGTGCTCATCTTCCTGTCGCCCACCGTACAAGTGGACCTGCTCAAGAACACGAGCGCCCTGTTCCCGCTGAAGAATCCAGGCATCATCACCATGCCATTGGCTTTCATCGTGGGGGTGCTCGTGTCGCTGATGTTCCCGGAGCGCGAGTCCAGCGAGCGCTTCGCCGAGGTGAAGCACCGCATGCACATGGGCGCGGGCAAGCCTTCCGGGGCACCCGTGGCCGCGGCGGCCTCGGTGGAACACCCAGGTCCGACACCGACCCCCACGCCCAGCAAGGCGTAG
- a CDS encoding RNA polymerase sigma factor → MVTQRAKGRSDAVLVSAARRGDREALEALLARYSSPVYRFGLRLCGSEDAAREVLQETLVTAFRGLHAFRGQARLSTWLYQVARSHCSRERRKEARGGVRVPLDASVARQVASPEPSFDDVAHARGLGAVLREALGTLSASDREALLLRDVEGLSAEEAARRTGIDVRAHKSRLHRARMRLREKLSGTSGVRD, encoded by the coding sequence GTGGTGACACAGAGGGCGAAGGGGCGGAGCGACGCGGTGCTCGTCTCGGCGGCGCGGCGGGGGGACCGGGAGGCGCTGGAGGCGCTGCTCGCCCGATATTCCTCTCCGGTGTACCGCTTCGGGCTGCGCCTGTGCGGCTCCGAGGACGCGGCCAGGGAGGTGCTCCAGGAGACGCTGGTGACGGCGTTCCGGGGCCTCCATGCGTTCCGGGGGCAGGCGCGGCTGTCGACCTGGCTCTACCAGGTGGCGCGCTCACACTGCTCACGGGAGCGCCGCAAGGAGGCGCGCGGAGGGGTCCGCGTGCCGCTCGACGCGTCCGTGGCGCGGCAGGTGGCCTCCCCCGAGCCCTCGTTCGACGACGTGGCGCACGCGCGCGGGCTGGGGGCGGTGTTGCGGGAGGCGCTCGGGACGCTGTCCGCGTCGGACCGGGAGGCGCTGCTCCTCCGGGACGTGGAGGGCCTGTCCGCGGAGGAGGCCGCGCGTCGGACGGGCATCGACGTGCGCGCGCACAAGAGCCGCCTGCACCGCGCGCGCATGCGCCTGCGGGAGAAGCTCTCCGGGACGTCTGGTGTCAGGGATTGA
- a CDS encoding superoxide dismutase family protein: protein MKIRALLTATVLTAAAPALAQAPAATPPAPAQAAPAAEAPAKKEAPKGETAKATVKDAQGKDVGEITFEQAKQGVVIKGALHDLPPGQHAFHIHETGKCEAPEFKTAGAHFNPTKKAHGMMAHKGKHLGDLPNLYVGQDGKVQFDTFAQGGLTVKSLFDKDGSAVVIHVKEDDYATDPTGDAGGRLACGVVEKQ from the coding sequence ATGAAGATTCGCGCGCTGCTGACCGCCACCGTTCTCACCGCCGCCGCGCCCGCGCTGGCCCAGGCCCCCGCGGCGACGCCCCCCGCGCCCGCCCAGGCCGCGCCCGCCGCCGAGGCGCCGGCGAAGAAGGAAGCGCCCAAGGGCGAGACGGCGAAGGCGACGGTGAAGGACGCGCAGGGCAAGGACGTGGGTGAAATCACCTTCGAGCAGGCCAAGCAGGGCGTCGTCATCAAGGGCGCGCTGCACGACCTGCCCCCCGGCCAGCACGCCTTCCACATCCACGAGACGGGCAAGTGCGAGGCGCCGGAGTTCAAGACGGCCGGCGCGCACTTCAACCCGACGAAGAAGGCGCACGGGATGATGGCCCACAAGGGCAAGCACCTGGGCGACCTGCCCAACCTCTACGTGGGCCAGGACGGCAAGGTGCAGTTCGACACGTTCGCCCAGGGCGGGCTGACGGTGAAGTCGCTGTTCGACAAGGACGGCTCGGCCGTCGTCATCCACGTCAAGGAGGACGACTACGCCACGGACCCGACCGGTGACGCCGGCGGTCGCCTGGCGTGCGGCGTGGTGGAGAAGCAGTAG
- a CDS encoding HsdM family class I SAM-dependent methyltransferase, giving the protein MPRAANRLLDVDEEKLVHQFPGIDRKAVGAFFTPAPLVERTLSLAMAHLGAGPLTVIDPACGAGAFLSAASKLWPGARLCGLELDPAVARLCQARVPEADVKEGDTLRGGLEPMLAATPPEHRELWVGNPPYNGTSPVLKDAGAYAKLRALLPLALPPGTSLRDDFAFFLLVAAHRLSTRPGVLAFITPASLLDAFLYAPLRQSLLRMLTLREVVDLGPGAFAGTQVRTCITVWSSLPGHVDPPRFERRGAWQHFTPEAPEWRLAPTTPEASALDARWSAEGEPLTTLVPVSLPGVKTRFDELLVDADPERLLARIRAFAASSLDDLPDFARVHGLSEELLPKLRALKVGSALEVDAKHLRPFFRYGGARHRGTLPPETRAYCYLDRRLIPRGDHRLRGPYDPHVGAVKLLFNVRELPLSAALLQEEGCVHDHRHARFAPLYVPKRLRDEGLRVTRSSTSAEELGPLVPNLSPRGLEWAETLGGPLPAFQAIVRFLNGPEVQRTWAPAFGASRVVPVPLVVPPIGQE; this is encoded by the coding sequence ATGCCACGCGCCGCGAATAGGTTGCTGGACGTCGACGAAGAGAAGCTCGTCCACCAGTTCCCCGGAATCGACCGCAAGGCGGTGGGGGCGTTCTTCACGCCCGCGCCCCTGGTGGAACGCACGCTATCGCTCGCGATGGCGCACCTGGGAGCAGGGCCGCTCACGGTGATTGACCCGGCTTGTGGAGCCGGGGCCTTCCTGTCGGCGGCCTCGAAGCTCTGGCCCGGAGCCCGCCTGTGCGGCCTGGAGCTGGACCCGGCCGTGGCCCGGCTGTGTCAGGCCCGCGTCCCGGAGGCGGACGTGAAGGAGGGCGACACGCTGCGAGGCGGACTGGAGCCCATGCTCGCCGCCACGCCGCCCGAGCACCGCGAGCTGTGGGTGGGCAATCCGCCCTACAACGGCACCTCGCCGGTGCTGAAGGACGCGGGCGCGTACGCGAAGCTGCGGGCGCTGTTGCCGCTGGCGCTGCCGCCGGGCACCAGCCTGCGCGACGACTTCGCCTTCTTCCTGCTCGTCGCCGCGCACCGGCTGTCCACGCGGCCCGGCGTGCTCGCCTTCATCACCCCGGCGAGCCTCTTGGACGCGTTCCTCTACGCGCCCCTGCGCCAGTCGCTCTTGCGCATGCTGACGCTGCGCGAGGTGGTGGACCTGGGGCCGGGCGCCTTCGCCGGCACGCAGGTGCGCACGTGCATCACCGTGTGGTCCTCGCTGCCGGGCCACGTGGACCCGCCGCGCTTCGAGCGCCGGGGGGCGTGGCAGCACTTCACGCCCGAGGCGCCCGAGTGGCGGCTGGCGCCGACGACGCCGGAGGCCAGCGCGCTGGATGCCCGGTGGAGCGCGGAGGGCGAGCCGCTCACCACGCTCGTCCCGGTGAGCCTGCCCGGGGTGAAGACGCGCTTCGACGAGCTCTTGGTGGACGCGGACCCGGAGCGGCTGCTCGCGCGCATCCGCGCCTTCGCGGCGTCCTCGCTGGACGACCTGCCGGACTTCGCGCGGGTGCATGGGCTGTCCGAGGAGCTGCTGCCGAAGCTGCGCGCGCTGAAGGTGGGCTCCGCGCTGGAGGTGGACGCCAAGCACCTGCGGCCCTTCTTCCGGTATGGCGGCGCGCGGCACCGGGGCACGCTGCCTCCGGAGACACGGGCGTACTGCTACCTGGACCGGCGGCTGATTCCGCGCGGAGACCACCGGCTGCGCGGGCCGTACGACCCGCACGTGGGCGCGGTGAAGCTGCTCTTCAACGTGCGCGAGCTGCCCCTGTCCGCGGCGCTCTTGCAGGAGGAGGGCTGCGTCCACGACCACCGGCACGCGCGCTTCGCGCCGCTGTACGTCCCCAAGCGGCTGCGCGACGAGGGCCTGCGCGTGACGCGCTCGTCCACGTCCGCCGAGGAACTGGGGCCGCTGGTGCCCAACCTGTCGCCACGAGGCCTCGAGTGGGCGGAGACGCTGGGAGGTCCCCTGCCCGCATTCCAGGCCATCGTGCGATTCCTCAACGGTCCCGAGGTACAGCGCACCTGGGCACCGGCCTTCGGCGCTTCACGCGTGGTGCCGGTGCCGCTGGTAGTGCCACCCATCGGACAGGAGTGA
- a CDS encoding DUF485 domain-containing protein gives MSSPSQEEALERLAAARWRVAAVLTVATLVAYFGFILLVAFNKPLMGQQLVPGLSVGILLGALVIVTAWALTGIYMIWANGKYDRALRELRR, from the coding sequence ATGTCCTCCCCATCTCAAGAAGAGGCGTTGGAAAGACTCGCGGCCGCGCGCTGGCGGGTGGCCGCCGTCCTCACCGTGGCCACGCTGGTGGCCTACTTCGGCTTCATCCTGCTGGTGGCCTTCAACAAGCCGTTGATGGGCCAGCAGCTCGTCCCCGGTCTGTCGGTGGGCATCCTCCTGGGCGCGCTCGTCATCGTGACGGCCTGGGCACTGACGGGCATCTACATGATCTGGGCGAACGGCAAGTACGACCGGGCCCTGCGCGAACTGCGTCGTTGA
- a CDS encoding DUF6691 family protein, whose translation MKQVLTAGVAGLLFALGLGLGGMTDPAKVVGFLDVAGTWDPSLAFVMAGALGAYALARGLILRREAPVLAESFPKAPSSSVDGRLVAGAVLFGVGWGLSGYCPGPALVVLPVGGLTVALFVVGMVAGMGVFRALVKQPG comes from the coding sequence ATGAAGCAGGTCCTCACGGCGGGCGTCGCGGGGCTGCTCTTCGCGCTGGGGCTGGGACTGGGCGGCATGACGGACCCGGCGAAGGTGGTGGGTTTCCTCGATGTGGCGGGCACTTGGGACCCGAGCCTCGCCTTCGTCATGGCGGGCGCGCTGGGCGCGTACGCGCTGGCGCGCGGGCTCATCCTCCGCCGCGAGGCCCCGGTGCTCGCGGAGTCCTTCCCGAAGGCGCCTTCCTCCTCGGTGGATGGAAGGCTGGTGGCGGGCGCGGTGCTCTTCGGCGTGGGCTGGGGCCTGTCGGGCTACTGTCCGGGGCCGGCGCTGGTGGTGTTGCCGGTGGGAGGCCTGACGGTGGCGCTCTTCGTGGTGGGGATGGTGGCCGGAATGGGCGTGTTCCGCGCCCTGGTGAAGCAACCTGGGTGA
- the acs gene encoding acetate--CoA ligase: MTAQKDSFVAPKEHFSRDAHVKSIDAYRALHEKSLREPEAFWGEQAQRLTWFHPPEAIREVDAEQVDFSWFSGGKLNVAYNCVDRHARERPGKAAILWAKNEPGEYETITFRDLQHHVGRVANVLKAHGVKKGDRVCIYLPMIPELAYTMLACARIGAVHSVVFAGFSSESLRERILDSGARVLVTANEGPRGPKSVPTKAIADEAVEGLTQVSSVLVVRRTSREVPMLEGRDAWLDQEMSRHRGVCPAEWMDAEDPLFILYTSGSTGKPKGVLHTTGGYLVYAATTHHYVFDVRPDDVHFCTADLGWVTGHSYLLYGPLTNGTTTVLFESTPSYPDSGRLWQVVDDVKATVLYTAPTALRALIKEGDGFVKKSSRKSLRLLGSVGEPINPEVWRWYHDVVGEGRCPIIDTWWQTETGGILISPLPGATPCKPGSATLPFFGVEPVLLDDEGRVIEGNGVSGNLCLARSWPGQARTLYGHHQRFVETYYSRFPNLYFTGDGCRRDEDGYYWITGRVDDVLNVSGHRLGTAEVESALVAHEAVAEAAVVGFPHDIKGTGVCAFVTVKPDWQETSSEQMVGALKEQVRHVIGPIATPDRVVVVNGLPKTRSGKILRRMLRKIASGETENLGDSTTLADPSVLDELLIKATPVQAKR; encoded by the coding sequence ATGACTGCCCAGAAGGATTCGTTCGTCGCGCCCAAGGAGCACTTCTCCCGCGACGCGCACGTGAAGAGCATCGACGCGTACCGCGCCCTCCACGAGAAGAGCCTGCGCGAGCCCGAGGCGTTCTGGGGCGAGCAGGCCCAGCGGCTCACCTGGTTCCACCCGCCGGAGGCCATCCGCGAGGTGGACGCGGAGCAGGTGGACTTCTCCTGGTTCAGCGGCGGCAAGCTCAACGTGGCCTACAACTGCGTGGACCGCCACGCGCGCGAGCGCCCCGGCAAGGCCGCCATCCTCTGGGCGAAGAACGAGCCGGGCGAGTACGAGACCATCACCTTCCGCGACCTTCAGCACCACGTCGGACGCGTGGCCAACGTGCTCAAGGCGCACGGGGTGAAGAAGGGAGATCGCGTCTGCATCTACCTGCCGATGATTCCGGAGCTGGCGTACACCATGCTCGCGTGCGCGCGCATCGGCGCGGTGCACTCGGTGGTGTTCGCGGGCTTCTCGTCGGAGTCGCTGCGCGAGCGCATCCTCGACTCGGGCGCCCGGGTGCTCGTCACCGCGAACGAGGGTCCACGCGGGCCCAAGAGCGTGCCCACCAAGGCCATCGCCGACGAGGCGGTGGAGGGCCTCACCCAGGTGTCCTCCGTGCTGGTGGTGCGCCGCACCTCGCGCGAGGTGCCCATGCTGGAGGGCCGTGACGCGTGGCTGGACCAGGAGATGTCACGCCACCGCGGCGTGTGTCCGGCCGAGTGGATGGACGCGGAGGACCCGCTGTTCATCCTCTACACCTCCGGCTCCACCGGGAAGCCCAAGGGCGTGCTGCACACCACGGGCGGCTACCTGGTGTACGCGGCGACGACGCACCACTACGTCTTCGACGTGCGCCCCGACGACGTGCACTTCTGCACCGCGGACCTGGGCTGGGTGACAGGCCACAGCTACCTCCTGTACGGCCCGCTCACCAACGGCACCACCACCGTGCTCTTCGAGTCCACGCCGTCCTACCCGGACTCCGGCCGGCTCTGGCAGGTGGTGGACGACGTGAAGGCCACCGTCCTCTACACGGCGCCCACCGCGCTGCGCGCGCTCATCAAGGAGGGCGACGGCTTCGTGAAGAAGTCCTCGCGCAAGTCGCTACGGCTCTTGGGCAGCGTGGGCGAGCCCATCAACCCGGAGGTGTGGCGCTGGTACCACGACGTGGTGGGCGAGGGGCGCTGCCCCATCATCGACACGTGGTGGCAGACGGAGACGGGCGGCATCCTCATCTCCCCGCTGCCGGGCGCGACGCCGTGCAAGCCGGGAAGCGCCACCCTGCCCTTCTTCGGCGTGGAGCCGGTGCTGCTGGACGACGAGGGCCGCGTCATCGAAGGCAACGGCGTCAGCGGCAACCTGTGCCTGGCGCGCTCGTGGCCGGGGCAGGCGCGCACGCTGTACGGCCACCACCAGCGCTTCGTGGAGACGTACTACTCGCGCTTCCCCAACCTGTACTTCACCGGCGACGGCTGCCGGCGCGACGAGGACGGCTACTACTGGATTACCGGCCGCGTGGACGACGTGCTCAACGTGTCCGGCCACCGGCTGGGGACGGCGGAGGTGGAGAGCGCGCTGGTGGCACACGAGGCCGTGGCCGAGGCCGCGGTGGTGGGCTTCCCCCACGACATCAAGGGCACCGGCGTCTGCGCCTTCGTCACCGTGAAGCCCGACTGGCAGGAGACCTCCAGCGAGCAGATGGTGGGCGCGCTCAAGGAGCAGGTGCGCCACGTCATCGGCCCCATCGCCACGCCGGACCGCGTCGTGGTGGTCAACGGCCTGCCCAAGACGCGCTCGGGCAAGATTCTGCGGCGCATGCTGCGCAAGATTGCGTCCGGCGAGACGGAGAACCTGGGCGACTCCACCACCCTGGCGGACCCGTCCGTGCTGGACGAATTGCTCATCAAGGCCACGCCCGTGCAGGCCAAGCGCTGA
- a CDS encoding YeeE/YedE family protein → MNTFLLPLLGGVLLGLGAALLLLFNGRIAGISGITGGLWAPSSGDTGWRVAFIGGLMLGGVVLAAVRPAVLGAPVLTGVGTTLLAGLCVGFGTRLGSGCTSGHGVCGLARGSKRSLVATLTFMAAGAATVFVTRHLLGGAS, encoded by the coding sequence ATGAACACGTTCCTCCTGCCCCTCCTGGGCGGTGTCCTGCTGGGCCTGGGCGCGGCCCTCCTGCTCCTCTTCAACGGCCGCATCGCCGGCATCAGCGGCATCACCGGGGGTCTCTGGGCGCCCTCGTCGGGTGACACCGGCTGGCGCGTGGCCTTCATCGGCGGGCTGATGCTGGGCGGCGTGGTGCTGGCGGCCGTGCGGCCGGCGGTGCTCGGCGCGCCGGTGCTCACCGGGGTGGGCACCACGCTCCTCGCCGGGCTGTGCGTGGGCTTCGGCACGCGGCTGGGCAGCGGCTGCACCAGCGGCCACGGCGTGTGTGGCCTGGCGCGGGGCTCCAAGCGCTCGCTGGTGGCCACGCTGACGTTCATGGCGGCGGGCGCGGCCACCGTCTTCGTCACCCGGCACCTCCTGGGAGGTGCGTCATGA